GATCCGGAAGGAATGGTCCGGGAGCTGGAAGAGCTGGGGATCAAATTGATGGTTTCGGTCTGGCCGACGGTGGAGGAAGGCAGTGAAAACTATCAATATATGGAAGAGATGGGCTATCTGATCCGCACAGAAGCCGGTCCCAGACTACAGATCAAAAACAAAGATACTTATATGGACGCTACGAATCCGGAGGCCAGAGCCTTTGTGTGGGATAAATTAAAAGCGCATTATTATGACAAAGGGATACATCTGTTCTGGCTTGATGAATGTGAACCGGAAGTAACGAAGTATGAGTATGACAATTACCGGTTTTCTATCGGTTCCGACAAGGAGACGGGTAATCTGTATCCGAAAGAATTTGCGCGCATGGTCTATGAAGGGCGCAGAGCGGAAGGGGAAGAAGAAATTTTAAGTCTTGTCCGCTGTGCTTGGGCGGGGGCCCAAAAATACGGAGCGCTTGTGTGGACCGGAGATATTTGTTCGGACTTTACCTCTCTGCGCAATCAGATTGCAGCGGGAATGAACATGGGGCTTTGCGGATTTCCGTGGTGGACAACCGACATTGGCGGTTTCCATGGGGGGAACATTGATTCGGAGGAATTCAGAGAATGTCTGATCCGCTGGTTTGAATTTGGCGCCTTCTGTCCGGTATTTCGTCTGCATGGGTTCCGCCAGCCGCTTGTGATCGCGCCAGGCGGACTGGAATTTACCGGGAAGAATGCGAAAGAGTGGAAGTATACGAGCGGTTCTCCGAATGAAGTATGGTCGTTTGGGGAGGAAGTCTATAAAATCTGTGAGAAATATATGATCCTGAGGGAGAGGCTGCGTCCGTATATTATGGAGCAGATGCGCCTGGCACATGAAAAAGGAATACCGGTCATGCGGCCGCTCTTTTTCGACTATCCGGAGGATGAGCAGGCCTGGAATGTGGAGGATGCTTATCTGTTCGGGCCAGACATTCTCGTTGCCCCGGTCGTTACGGAGGGCTGCAGAGAACGGAAAGTGTATCTGCCGAAAGGGGACTGGATACAGATTCACAGTCAGAAAGTATATGCTGGGGAGCAGACGATCGTCTGTCCTGCGGCAATCGATGAAATACCTGTATTTGTGAGAAAAGAGAAGGAGGAAATCTTTAATGGGTGAGTTTGGTATGATTAACTGGATCGTGCTGTTAGCTTATTTTGCAGCGATGATGATTCTGGGAACACGGGTCGGAAAGGCCAATACAAATACGGAATCTTATTTCCTTGGCAGCCGGAAGATTCCGTGGTGGGCGATCGGCCTGTCCGTGATGGCAACACAGTGTTCTGCTGTTTCCTTTATTGGTATGCCTGGCTGGGGCTATACGAGTGGCCTGCAGAGACTGACATATACGTTTCAGTTTCCGCTTGTGATGGTCGTGCTGATGACGACGTTTGTACCGTTTTTCTATAATACGAAAGTGGTCAGCATCTATGAATATCTGGAAAAGCGTTTCGGGACAAAGTCAAGGAGCTTTATGGCGGTGATTTTCCTGCTTTCCCGGGGACTGCAGACTGCAGTCGTCATGTATGGTCCGGCGCTGGCACTGTCAATGATCATGGGAGCCGATCCGAAGATTGCCATTTTGATCATGGGAATCTTCTCAATTCTCTATACGGTGTTTGGCGGGATCGCGGCGGTAATCTGGACCGATGTTGTGCAGATGTTTGTGATCTGGCTGGGTGTGATCCTTGCTATTTTTATTCCGATCTGCACGGTGGACGGCGGTCTGGCTACGATTATGGCCAATGCCGTCTCAAACGACATGATCAGGGGACTGGATTTCCGGTTCACATTGAGTAATCCGTATTCCTTCTGGGGCGGTCTGCTCGGTTCCGGTTTTTTGTATCTCACATATCTGGGAACGGATCAGAGTCAGGTGCAGCGGGTACTGACGGCAAAGTCGCTCCGTGAGACGAAACTTTCGCTGTCTCTGGCGGGATTTGTTGTTCCGATTCAGACGCTTCTTTTTCTGCTCTCCGGCATCTGTCTGTTTACGGCGTTCGGAGGAATGGCGTTTGAAAATTCTGACTATGTAATGCTGACATTCATCACGAAATATCTGCCGGTGGGAATTGCCGGACTGGTGACGGCCGGAGTATTTGCAGCAGGCATGTCCAGTGTCGATTCCGCCCTCAATTCTCTGGCGACTGTCACGGTCAATGACTTTTATAAAAAATGGAAGCCGGGTGCATCGGATGAGGAATGTCTGAAAATCTCCCGCTATATGACACTGTTCTGGGGTGTCTTTGCCACAGTGTTTGCGCTGTTCCTTGGTGGTTTGGGAACCGTTCTTGATATTATCAACATCATCGGGCCGATGTTCTATCCGTGTATGCTCAGTGCGTTCACACTGGCAGTATTTTGTAAAAGAGGGAACGAAAAGGGATGTATCGCGGCGATCATCACCGGGCTTGCCGTCGACATGGGGATGTTCCTGTTTACGGACATTGGCTCTTTATGGTGGAACTTCTTTGGCTTTCTGGCGGCATTTGCAGTCGGCTATGTAGTGAGCATAATAACCGGGAAAGCGGCGCAGACAACTGACGGAGCACAGGAATTCTCCTATGAGACGGCGACCGGAAATGCGCTGACGATCAGCAACGTCGTGAAGCTGGCCGTAGCTGGTAAGATCGCGGAGAAGGATGAGGATGGTTATTATGTCGTTCCCGGCAGACTTGATCAGATCGGATATGCACTGATCGCATTTTTCGCAGTCTAGTGTGTCATTCTGATGATCATTTAAATGGAGTAAAAAGATGAGGATAACATGTTTGCAGCGTGATGACGCAGGAGACGGAAAGGAAGTGCTGGCGTCTTTTCTGCGTACGGTGGGAGCAGTGGCGCGGTATGGCAGGATGACGATATATGAAGGTGATGTTTACTATGTCCCGTACTCAATGGTCCCATATTATATAGAAGAGACAGGAGAAACCTATGTATTTATCGCCAGTGAAGTGAGTGAAGATATTTCCGTCTTCAAACAGGATGGCAGAAACCAGATTTCACTCACCGAACTGGAAGCAGAGGATGATTACATTCTGGATGCTGTCAGAGTGCAGGAAGAACTGTTGCCGGAGATAGAAAAAAAGATCAATATGAATCGCAGGATGCGAAAACTGTTTGCGAAATATCACGTGACGAGAGCGCAGGAGCGGACGGTATATCTGCCGGAGCAGACTTTTTATGGAAGAGGCAGGGGCGACCATCTGTTTCTTGTGGACCTGCTCCTGCAGAAAGTGGATTTTCGCAATCTCTGTCAGGTAGAGGAAAGGTTTGCCAGGCATTACATAACCAGCTTGTAAAATCCGCCCGGACAATATATAATAAACGGAAATACGACAGGGGGGTTTACTAACATGAAAAAAAATGATTCCGTTCCGGCTTCCGATGCTGCGGCGCCACATCGCAGCGGATTTTCAGGGAGGCTTGGATATATATTGGCCGTGGCAGGTTCGGCGGTAGGGCTGGGCAACATCTGGCGATTTCCGTATCTTGCCGCAAAATATGGCGGCGGTATGTTTCTGCTGACTTATCTGATTCTGACAGTGACATTTGGATATGTACTGATCGTCTCGGAGACAGCTCTGGGACGTATGACCGGTAAAAGCCCGGTGGGGGTGTTCAAGGCATTTGGGAAAGGTCCTTTTTTTCGCTTTGGGGGCTGGATCAACGCGGTCGTGCCCATGCTGATCGTGCCTTATTACTGTGTCATCGGCGGCTGGGTGCTCAAATATCTGGTAGAATATCTGCTGGGGCATGTGAATGCACTGGCGGACAGTGATTATTTTACGAATTTCATTGCATCCTCGGGGAAGGTTGAATTCTGGTTTATTCTGTTTTCCGGTTTTGTGTTTTTTGTCATCTTGTCCGGTGTGAAACGGGGCGTGGAGCGGGTATCCAAAGTTATGATGCCGGTGCTGGTTGTGCTGGCGGTATTCATGGCAATCTATTCCGTGACCAGGCCCGGAGCCTGGGAAGGAGTGAAATATCTGTTTATCCCGAATCTCAGTAATTTCTCATGGATGACGGTCGTTGCGGCGATGGGGCAGATGTTTTATTCGTTGTCGATCGCCATGGGTGTGCTCTATACGTATGGCTCTTATATTGAGAAGTCGGTTGACATCGAGAAGTCCACAGCGCAGGTGGAGATCTTTGATACAGGCATCGCTGTTCTTGCCGGTATGATGATCATTCCGGCCGTGTTTGCTTTTTCCGGCGGTGATATGAGTGCGCTGCAGGCCGGGCCGTCTCTGGCCTTTATCACACTCCCCAAAATATTCTCCAGCATGGGAGCAGGGGGCGTGGCCGGGATTGCCTTTTTCCTGATGTTTTTATTTGCCGCGCTGACAAGTGCGATCTCCCTGATGGAGACAAGCGTCTCGTCTTTACAGGATGAATTAAAGTGGAGCCGCCGCAAGTGCTGCCTGCTGATGTGCGTTGTGATGTTCGTGGCGGGTTCCGCATCCTCACTCGGATACGGCGCACTGGACTTTGTGAAGATTTTTGGCATGGCTTTCCTGGATTTTTTCGATTTTCTGACGAACTCGGTGATGATGCCGCTGGCGGCGCTCTCGACATGTATTCTTGTCGTGAAGTTTGTAGGATTTCAGAAAATCGCAGAAGAGGTGGAGCGTTCGTCAGCGTTTCGCCGGAAAAAACTCTATCAGTTTTTTATGAAATATCTGGCGCCGATCTGTATAACGATCATTCTGATCAGTTCGATCGCCAATGTACTCGGGTGGATTACGCTCTAAAGAAGAGCGGGCTGTATCGGATACCCGGATACGGGAACAGTTGTTAAAACAAATATCAGAAGGGGACATTTTCCGGAAATTCCGGAAGATGTCCTTTTTGTTATGATAAAGTGTATTAGTGTAAGCACTAAGAAGTGCTGAATGATACTATATGATGAGAAACAATATGAGTTCTTATTTTCGGATGTGATACCAATAACAATGATAATCAATAGCGGTAAAGCCAGAAGCCTATTTTCTGGCAGGAGGTGTGACATGGTAGTCGCAATTTGCGAAAGTAAGAAATGCGATGTGGAGCTTATGAAACATATGGTTGAGGAATTTTTCGGAAGGAGAAAACTGCGGGGACAGATCTGTGTCTATAAGGACGGAGCGGGTCTTTTACAGGCGGCGGCCACAGTTGTGTTCGATATTGTTCTGTTGGAAATCAGTCTGCCTGATATAAACGGACTGAGTGTATCCAGAACATTGCGCCGGAGAAATCCTTATGTCAGCATTATTTTTGTCAGCGGCAGCAAAAGATTTGCCTGGGAAGCGTTTTGCATCGGCGCGGTCCATTATGTAATTAAACCGATTGAGAAACGATGGATCGAGGAGGCACTGGAGCGATGCCGGAGGACTATTTGCATTGAAGAAAGAAAAAACGGGGTGGAGATCATAGTGGACAGAGAACATATCATCGTACATCAGGATTGCATCCGCTATATCGAATCTCAGGAAAAGCAGTTATATATTCACACGGCATTTGGAGAATACCGGATATGGAAGGCGATCGGAAGTATGGAAAAGGAGCTGGATGAGGAACGGTTTGTAAAACTGCAGAGAAGCTACATTGCCCATATGGATTATATCGCAGGATTTCAGGGAGAAAGCTGCACATTAAAAGACGGAAAGATAATCGGGACAAGTCGGAAATACCGGGCGATTATTCGGGAAAAGCACAGAAACTATCTGAAACTTTCCGCAGAGAAACGGTGGTTTTGTTTCTAGCAGAAAAGAATTTAGGAAAACAGATCTCCGTACCGTTCGAGGAAGGAAGCATACAGTTTGGGGAAGGAGGATTGCTGTATCTCTCTGTTTCGTGGAAAATAGGGAAAATAATACAAAGGAGGAAATCTATGGACCAGAAACAGCAGGCGATGGAACGCTTATTTGAAGGACTTTACAACTGCGTGGCTCCAATGCCGGACGACGGACAGCCCCAGAAAAGTTTTTTTACACAGTTTCGGGCGGGAATGAATATCGGAGACCTTCAGGAGATGGAGGCGGCGCTGATGGCAGACCGGATTCCGGAAGTCTGGCGGGATTACACGCCGAACAGGAAAGTATCGGACGTATATGAGGAAATTCTGGGAGCGGAGCTTCCTGAGGATATGCCTTCCGAGGAGAAGAAGCAGGCATATGAGGCGGCAAAAGCGCTGACAGCCCAGGACAGTCCCGATTACCAGGCATATAAAAGTGCGAAACGGACTTATGAAAAAGCCTGTCTTGCCTACTGGCGAAAGCTGAACGACAGCAAAGCAGACCCGATCGATGTGGAAGAGGCAAAGATGGACAAGGACGATGCCTATGAGGACTGGGAAGCGGCAGGAATGAATGAGATCGGTCAGGCTCTGGAGACGATCAGTACCTATGAGCGGTATACCCCAAGGGCCATCTTTCACAGTGCGGCCAGCATGTTTGCGCAAGTACAGGCGGAGAAAAAGACAAAAGGGTATTATCCGGTAACCTTTATTCCGGGAAACTGGAGAGAAGCCGGTGCGCTGGCGTGGGAGAGTATTGATCTGCAGCTCAGCGGACAGTCTTTCACTCTGAGCAGTGAGACAAAAAATACATGTTTTTCGAAAACGGAAGGATACAGCGGCGGGTGGTGGTTCTGGAAATATGAGGACAAGGTGTCAGAGGAAGAGAAATGTATGATAAAAGATGCCAATTCGGTGATGAAAACGGAGGATCTGGGGATCAGTCTGGAACTGGCCGTCGTGGAGATCGACCGCCCGTGGTTTCAGGAAAATCTGCTCTCCTTCTCACAGGCACGTATCAGCCGTGAGGCGCCAGGCTGCATCTGCAGTGGATCACTTGTGGGAAACGGTTCGATGCAGCTGATACCCACTGCGTTTGTTCTGGCGCGAAACATAAAACTGTATAATCAGTTTTCCTCTGAGGAGCAAAAGCTGATGAAACAGATTACGGATGGAAGCGCGAGCGCAGTCTCTTATGGGCCTTTTTCAGTCAGTCGCAGCAGCAATATGGTGTGGCATGAGGAAATTTCCCGGAATGAGCAGGAGAAGTTCGGGAATGTTTCCTGCCTCAGCTTTGGGGAAGAACCTCAGATCATTGGCATCCGCTGTGCGATCGCATCTCCGATGTTTCCTGCCGCTGTGGAGGCACAGGAGGGATGATGAATATGGCGGAAATCATGAATTTTAATGCCAGTCCGGTTACGGCGTCCGAGAAACTGTGGAAGGTGATGCGGGAGCTGTTCTATGCGGACGAGCTGGCATACATCCTCAATTCATTGCAGGTAACCAGCTTTGCCAAATTTTCTTCCGAGTGGATCAGTACCCTGTCGGAGCGGGTGAAACTGCTCAATCAGGCGGGGAGTTTATGGTATAACATTCGTCCCGGTGTCGTATCGGGACTGTTCAGTCCAATTATCAGATACTATGCCAAGTATGACAGCGTGAACCAACTGCTGACAGGCGCAAGGGAGCCAGGCGCCGATGCGATCAAAGAGATGATACGCGGGTTGTATGAGGATGCCGGCAGATATGCAAAAGAAATGCGCCTGCAAAAAGAAACATTTGCAGACTGGATTGGGGATGTCAACAGTCATCTGGTGATTCTGGAAGAGAGTGAGAAGGCCGGCTGGGCAGCGCTGGATGTGGATGAAGCGTCGGTTTCGGAACTGACCGGTAAGCTGGCGCTGATGGAGAAAGCGCTTGAAGATGCACAGGAAAGTATCTTGCCGGACTCTTACAAGGGCGGTGGCAAGATCGCCAAATCTTACGGGAAGATTTTATATAAGACGCTGATTGGAGGGCAATCCATCTCTTATCTCTCCGTTGCCGGTATGTTTGTCTCGATCGGAAAGATTTTTTACACGGCGTTTTCCTCTTATGCGGATGTGAAGGAACTGACTGAGGAGATCACAGAGTGTAAGCTGCAGTATTCCCTCAGGCAGCAGGCCCTTGCACAGACAAAGACTATGATCCGTTTTCTACAATCATTAAAATTGAGGATCATTAAGTCTCAAAATCATTTGGACAGGCTGGTCTCGATATGGGATCAGGAGAAAGAATTTCTGAACGGGCTTTTATGGTCTTATGAGAAGGGAGCGGACCCGAAACAGACTGTTCTGGTTGCGGAAACCGCTTTCTGGGGAACGCTGGCTGATCTGAGTGATTATTTTATGGAAGGTGATTTTCAGAATTATGAATTTCAGACGATAGAATTGTAACATATTGGTCAGTTACAGTGTATGGACAGAAGGAGGAAACAGGAATGAAATTGATGTATGCGAGTGCGGGAATCAGGGACGAAGCCAGTGATAAAAATGTGAAGGCATATGCAGCACTGACACTTGTGTCAGCTTCCTGTCATGCGGTTTTAAATACGACACTGATCCGACCGGAACCGAAAATGGACCCGGATGGCAATGATATTTTTGCATGGTTTGACGGAGTCAATACGAAACTGGATGTGGCCAAAGTCGTGGCCAAAGACTGGATCGACAATGTAGTCACACCGATCCAGTCGGATATTCCATCCAGTGTGATCACATTTAATAACCAGTTTCAGTCTACAGCCGGATTCGTGAAACAATTATGTGAAGAAAACCCGGACATGAAGCAGGGAGATCCGGCTTTTACGAAAGTCAGCGAACTGCTGCAGGCGCTGATTGATACAATCGATAATGATATTATCGTACCGATCGACAACAGTAGCAGGAAGCTGAAGGAATGGGGGGATTCTCTGCAGCAGGCTCATGATGATCTGT
The sequence above is a segment of the Lachnospiraceae bacterium JLR.KK008 genome. Coding sequences within it:
- a CDS encoding TIM-barrel domain-containing protein, which codes for MMPEYASGFWQCKLRYRTQEELLSVAREYKRRGLPISVIVIDFFHWSAQGDFRFDPEFWPDPEGMVRELEELGIKLMVSVWPTVEEGSENYQYMEEMGYLIRTEAGPRLQIKNKDTYMDATNPEARAFVWDKLKAHYYDKGIHLFWLDECEPEVTKYEYDNYRFSIGSDKETGNLYPKEFARMVYEGRRAEGEEEILSLVRCAWAGAQKYGALVWTGDICSDFTSLRNQIAAGMNMGLCGFPWWTTDIGGFHGGNIDSEEFRECLIRWFEFGAFCPVFRLHGFRQPLVIAPGGLEFTGKNAKEWKYTSGSPNEVWSFGEEVYKICEKYMILRERLRPYIMEQMRLAHEKGIPVMRPLFFDYPEDEQAWNVEDAYLFGPDILVAPVVTEGCRERKVYLPKGDWIQIHSQKVYAGEQTIVCPAAIDEIPVFVRKEKEEIFNG
- a CDS encoding sodium:solute symporter yields the protein MGEFGMINWIVLLAYFAAMMILGTRVGKANTNTESYFLGSRKIPWWAIGLSVMATQCSAVSFIGMPGWGYTSGLQRLTYTFQFPLVMVVLMTTFVPFFYNTKVVSIYEYLEKRFGTKSRSFMAVIFLLSRGLQTAVVMYGPALALSMIMGADPKIAILIMGIFSILYTVFGGIAAVIWTDVVQMFVIWLGVILAIFIPICTVDGGLATIMANAVSNDMIRGLDFRFTLSNPYSFWGGLLGSGFLYLTYLGTDQSQVQRVLTAKSLRETKLSLSLAGFVVPIQTLLFLLSGICLFTAFGGMAFENSDYVMLTFITKYLPVGIAGLVTAGVFAAGMSSVDSALNSLATVTVNDFYKKWKPGASDEECLKISRYMTLFWGVFATVFALFLGGLGTVLDIINIIGPMFYPCMLSAFTLAVFCKRGNEKGCIAAIITGLAVDMGMFLFTDIGSLWWNFFGFLAAFAVGYVVSIITGKAAQTTDGAQEFSYETATGNALTISNVVKLAVAGKIAEKDEDGYYVVPGRLDQIGYALIAFFAV
- a CDS encoding sodium-dependent transporter, which produces MKKNDSVPASDAAAPHRSGFSGRLGYILAVAGSAVGLGNIWRFPYLAAKYGGGMFLLTYLILTVTFGYVLIVSETALGRMTGKSPVGVFKAFGKGPFFRFGGWINAVVPMLIVPYYCVIGGWVLKYLVEYLLGHVNALADSDYFTNFIASSGKVEFWFILFSGFVFFVILSGVKRGVERVSKVMMPVLVVLAVFMAIYSVTRPGAWEGVKYLFIPNLSNFSWMTVVAAMGQMFYSLSIAMGVLYTYGSYIEKSVDIEKSTAQVEIFDTGIAVLAGMMIIPAVFAFSGGDMSALQAGPSLAFITLPKIFSSMGAGGVAGIAFFLMFLFAALTSAISLMETSVSSLQDELKWSRRKCCLLMCVVMFVAGSASSLGYGALDFVKIFGMAFLDFFDFLTNSVMMPLAALSTCILVVKFVGFQKIAEEVERSSAFRRKKLYQFFMKYLAPICITIILISSIANVLGWITL
- a CDS encoding LytTR family DNA-binding domain-containing protein, whose translation is MVVAICESKKCDVELMKHMVEEFFGRRKLRGQICVYKDGAGLLQAAATVVFDIVLLEISLPDINGLSVSRTLRRRNPYVSIIFVSGSKRFAWEAFCIGAVHYVIKPIEKRWIEEALERCRRTICIEERKNGVEIIVDREHIIVHQDCIRYIESQEKQLYIHTAFGEYRIWKAIGSMEKELDEERFVKLQRSYIAHMDYIAGFQGESCTLKDGKIIGTSRKYRAIIREKHRNYLKLSAEKRWFCF